From the Methanobacterium sp. CWC-01 genome, the window ACATACGATTAACACTCTTTTGTATCTGGAAGTTATTCTCCAGTAGAAAATCAACAGTTTATGTAGCGGCTGTTAACCTCCAGGAGAATTTCCCCTGGCACATGGGTTTCCCTAAAATTTTTCAAAGCCAACCCTAATACATCTTTTTGATATGGTGAAGGCCCGATAACTCCCCAAAGATGGAAAAAAACGCCGGTATAGGATGCCAGGACACCTAACGGCTCTTTCTTCTGGAGGGGGTTTATGATTTCACCCCCCACCGGACCCGGTATCCCTCGCTACCCAGGGTCTTACAGAAACAGTAGCCCCAGACTTTTTCACTATCCAAGATTACGTGACAACCCTGGGGGTCCAGTGCTCTTAAGCCTTGTAAATTGGTTAAGGATCGGGGCTGTTCCCGAACAAATGCCAGAAAATCCAGTTCCACAATCTGGTCAGATGTTCTTCCTCCATGGGCTTGATTTGCACCTAACAACCCCGAAATAATATCATTCCAGATAAATAGCAGGTTTGTAGGGTAGGGCATTACGGGCCTTGTTCTGGGGATCATAATCAGCATCCTGGTGTACCATTATTTCTGCTGCTGATTCCTGGCTCAGATAATCAAGGGAGTCGGTGATAAGTTGGTACTCATCTATCCAACCCACATAGTGGATCCGGGTCATCTCCCGGGCTATCTTCTGGGCAAATCCGGATAATTCCTTCTTATCATCATGCACATTTTCCTGGATGGCCTGACGCATGATGCTGCCAATATCGGGTTTACCTACTCTCTTGGCAATTTCGAAGACCTTCCACTTCCAATCCGACGCCAGATACATGTGTATCTTCTGGGGCTGGGATTTGGTGATCTTCTTTATCTCCCGGATGTCATCGGCCAGTCCCTGCACTATCTCTTCACCCTTCTGCACCTTTTCATCGATTAAATCCGAATCATACTCGGGCCAGGGAGCCTCTGATGCAAATCCGTCACCACCATGCCGTTCCCACAGTTCTTCCGAGGCATGGGGGGTGAAGGGGGATAGAAGTCGTATCCAGATTCCCAGCACATAGGCCAGTACCTCTGCAATCTCCTCTTTGGCTGCCGGATCAGACAGCAGGGAGTTAACCCGGTACAGGTAATGGTCGATATCCTTCTTGAAAAGGAAAAGTGATTCCTGGAGTGCCTTCCGGGTTTGGAATCCTTCCAGGGCCTGGGTGGCGTCCTTGATCCTCTGGTTGACCTGACTTATCATCCAGGAGTTGATGGCCCGACTAACCATAGGGGGCTTCACATGATCTTTTAGCTGGATCTGGGAGCCGTGTAACTGGTCCACCCGGTCAGCAAATTCCAGGAACCAGTCCAGACGTTTCTTGGTGCCTATTACCTCCTTCTCTCTCCAGTCAAAGTCCTGCCAGGGCTCGGCTGAGGACATTAAGAACAGGCGCACCACATCGGCCCCGTGGGTTTGGATGGCATCCTCCAGCAGTACGATGTTCCCCTTGGAGGAGGACATCTTATGACCCTCCAGCAGGCCCATTCCAAAGACTACCACTCCCTGTGGCCATTTATCACGGGGGAAGATGGCTGAATGGTGGAACAAGTGGAAGGAAAGGTGGTTGCCCACCAGGTCCTTGGCGGACAGTCTCCAGTCCAGCGGATACCAGTAGTTAAACTCATCCTTGCAATCGGCAAATTCAGGGTTGGATGGGAAATATTCTGCATCTAGGAACACTCCGTCGAAGAAGGCATCATCCAGTTTTTCGGGGTCCATCTGCTTCAGGTGGGTGGCGATGGCGTAGTAGGCCATGTAGATGGTGGAGTCGCTTAATGGTTCGATGAGCCACTGCTGGTCCCAGGGAAGACGGGTTCCCAGACCTATACGACGGGAGCAGGCCCAGTCATGGAGCCAGTTTATGAAGTAGTCAAAGTTTTGGCGTATCTCCTCCGGAACAGCGTTCATGTGATGGAGACAGTCCAGGGTGGACTTTTTCCACTCCGGGTCGGAGTACTTGAGGAACCACTGGTCTTCCAGGATCTTGACCACACATTTACCACCACAACGGCATATCACCGGCCTTTCGGCGAATTCATGCATCTTATCCCCTTTCCCAGAATCAAGAAGCAATGCTATGACTGCATCCCGGGCTTCAGGGACCTTCATTCCCGCGTAGTCGTTGATGTGTTCATCCATAATTCCCTTGGCGTGTTCCAGTTTGTACATCTCATTGGTGGCCTCCTGGAGCTTGGGATCCTTCTGGTTTTCCACCCCCATCTTGGCCACCATTTCCACGGCCGGGTGTTCACCGAATCCAGCCAGCCTGATAAGGCCTATGGGCTTGATTTTTTCCACTTTTTCCCGGATTTGGTGCTTATTTAGGGTTTCATGGTCTTTTTTAAGGTCCACCAGGGCTATGTAATCAGCTGGAGCATGGGCTGGTACGGAATAAACCACTCCGGTGGCATATTCCGGGTCCACAAAGTAGGCCGGGAGAATTATGAGTTCCTCTTTAGTGAGGGGGTTCTGCACGTACTGGCCGATCATCCTTCCTGCATCAACTTCTGCCACAATTTCAACCTCTTTCTGGTTTACCAGGTTGTCAAAGGATTTTTTACTGATTATCCACTCCTCATCCTGGTATTTCACTTTAATGTACTCTTCTTCCGGATTCAGCCAGATATTGGTGGCTCCAAAGAGGGTTTCCGGACGGAAAGTAGCGGCCACCAGATAAGAATCGCCGAAGTGGAATTTCACCAGGGTTAACTCGTTTATGCCCACTCCCTCCCCTTCCAGGAGGTCATGGTCCCCTACCGGGTTCTGGCATTCGGGACAGTACTTCACCGGGTGAGCTCCGATACGGACCAGTCCCTTTTCTTTCAGTTTCCGGAACTGCCAGCTGATGAACTTCTGGTAGTGGGGATCCAGGGTTTTGAACTCCCTCCTCCAGTCGATGGAATAGCCCAGCCGGGTCATCACATCCCGGTACTCGCTGCTGAAGTACTCCACAATGTAATGGGGATCAGTGAAACGGTTCAGTTCTTCATCAGGCACTTTGTGCACATTTTTATAGATATTCAGGGTCCAGGGATCCTGTCTTTCTATCCGCTTGGCAATTCCTATTACCGGTGCACCAGTTACGTGCCAGGCCATGGGGAAAAGAACGTTATATCCCTGCATCCGCTTGAATCTGGCGTAAACATCGGGTACGGTGTAGGTTCGTCCGTGACCCACGTGCATGGCCCCGCTGGGGTAGGGATAGGCCACGGTTAAAAATAGTTTCTCCCGGTCATCCGGATTAGAGTGAAATAATTTTGCTTCTTGCCACTTTCTCTGCCACTTAGTTTCCATATCGGTAGCTGTCAATCAATCACCGCCATAAAATTAATAAAATAACTTATTATCTAGATTAACCCTGCAATGAATCCTCTAACCATTTCAGATAATCTTCCGAACCATTCTGGATGGATATTTCTAGTATGCAGGGCAGTTCATAACTATGTAGATCCTTAACTCGCTTTATTAGGGTATCCAGTTTATCAGAACGGGTTTTCAGAATGAGTATGGACTCGGTATCTTCCTCAATTTCACCCTCCCACCAGTAAAATGATTTCATGGAGGGTATGATATTGGCACAGGCCACGGTTCTCTCTTCCAGGAGGGTTTTAGCTATTTGTTTTGATTCTTCCTCTCCGGAGGTGGTTATGTAAATCATTGCATACATGTCTCATCCTCATCTTTCTATTTCGGCAATGGGGGGAGTTTGTAGTTTGTGTTGTGCCTGTTGCATCATGATCCGAACCTTAATCACTTCTCTGGTACTGATACCCAGTTTACCGGCTACTTCATCTTCATCCAGTTTTTCATCGACCATAAGGTACAGTATCTTATCCAGGAGTCCGTAGCTGATCCCCAAATCCTCTTCGTCGGTTTGTCCCGGCCACAACCCGGCAGTGGGTTTTTTTTCCAGAATGGAAGCAGGTATACCCAGATCTATGGCCAGATGGCGTACATCGGTTTTGTACAGGTTCCCCAGGGGTAATATGTCTGCCCCTCCATCCCCATATTTGGTGAAGTATCCCACCAACAGTTCAGTGCGGTTGCCTGTGCCCACCACCAACCGGTTCAGGGCATTGGCATGGTAGTAGAGGATCATCATCCGCATCCGGGCCTTGAGATTGGCCTGGGCCAGGTGTATGTGTTCCTCATTCAGGCCACCTTTACAGATATTCTCCACCGGTACCAGGAGAGGATCCAGATCCAGGACTTTATATTTTATTCCCAGCTCTTGGGCCAGTTCCACCGCATCCTCCACATCACCCCTGGGGGTGCTGCTGCTGGGCATGACTAGAGCCAGTATCTTTTCCGGATTCACCACACTGGCCGAAATCATGGCCGCGGTGGATGAGTCCAAACCTCCGCTGAGGCCCATGACCAGGCCCTGTGCATTGGATTCGATTAGAGAATACTCGATGAAATTGGATATGTTTCTCAGGGTCTTATCAGCATCTATTTCCGGTATTATCAGTTTATCATTTGCCATGGGATCACCAGCGAATAGAATTTATTTATTGTTGATTTTTTATCCTTAATATCCATCTGAAGTGGATATAACTCCCTTAAAGCCCATTGTAGATTTGGGAAGTGATGGATGTCAGGGTCTTAAGCAAGGTTTTATTATATGTCATTATCCTAATATGGATGTTGCACAATTTTTATTTGTCCACAACAATTCACATAGGATAGTCTAGAGTATGGGAGTTACTTAGCTAAAAAATTAGGCTGATTCTGAAGATTATTCTAACTAAAATAAATGGAGGAAGATTAATGGCATTTAAAGACTTGTTCCGATTTAACAAAGGAAAAACCACATTCGTATTCATCGGAGGTAAAGGCGGGGTGGGTAAAACCACCGTATCAGCAGCAACCGCTTTGTGGTTGGCTGACGAAGGTAAAAAAACCCTTGTAATCTCGACTGATCCAGCCCATTCCCTTTCAGACTCTTTTGAGAAAAATATAGGGCACGACCCCACCCCTATCGCTGAAAATCTTTTCGCGGCAGAGATAGACCCCGAAGTGGCCATGAAAGATTATCAGGCCAAGATGAAGGAACAACAAGCCCTGAACCCAGGCATGGATATGGGTATGCTGGAGGATCAGATGGATATGGCCAGCATGGCCCCTGGTATTGATGAGACCGCGGCTTTCGACAAGTTTCTGCAGTACATGACAACCGACGAGTACGACATCGTCATCTTCGACACCGCCCCCACCGGCCACACCCTGCGTTTGTTATCCTTCCCGGAGATGATGGACAGTTGGGTGGGAAAGATGATCAAAATCCGCCGCCAGGTAGGAAGTATGGCCAAGGCCTTCAAAAACATCATGCCCTTCATGGGAGATGAAGAAGAGGAAGACCGGGCCTTAGAGGATATGGAAGAAAGTAAAAAACAGATCAGGGCTGCTAGGGGAGTTCTATCCGATCCCAACCGTACCTCATTCAAGATGGTGGTTATTCCTGAGGAAATGTCCATCTACGAATCCGAAAGGGCCATGGAAGCCCTTAAAAAGAACAATATGTTCGCGGATGGAGTGATTGTCAACCAAATACAGCCTGAAGAGGCGGATTGTGAGTTCTGCCGGGCCCGGCGTAAAATCCAGGAAAAACGTCTGGAGACCATCAAACAAAAATTTGGTGAACAGGTAATAGCCCAGATCCCCCTCTTCGAGGAAGAAGTGAAGGGTATCGACCGCCTACGAGGTGTGGCCCAGATACTTTACCAGGATGAAGAACCCGTGCCCTCCCAATAGGAGGGGGCACATCTCTACTTTTTTTAAAAATAAATATATAATTCAATCTCTTAAAGGACCCAATTCAATTTCTTAAGGACCGCCACTAATAAATCACCATCACGCACAGGTAACTGAATTCGGTGCGGGCTGCTTGTTCCAGGGTGCCCTGGAAGATCTTCTCATCGGGGTAGCTTAACCTCTCACCCACCGCCACCTGGCGCTCTGGATAAACCCCCTTATCCATCAGAAATTGGGCTAATTCATGGGCCCGGAAGTCGGGTAGTACAATGGTTGTCCTTCCATTATCGATGACCTCCAGGAGGGGTTCCGAATTTCCCTTCCCATGGAGGGTGAGTAGGTTGGCCTCATCCCATGGTATCAATAACCGGGCCGCGCAGAGCTGTAGGGAGCTGATACCGGGCACCACCTCCACTTCAACTTCAGCCGCCAGTCTCTTGATGGGTTTTAGCACTCCGGAGAATCCGGGGTCGCCAGTGGATAACACCACCACCGTGTTTCCCTCCCGGGCTAGTTCCACCGTTTTGGCCATCATTTCATCCATGTTCCTGGCCCGGAGCTCCAGGATGGGTCCCTGGTAGTCGGGAAATAGTTGCAATGCCCTTCTACTACCCACCAGTACGTCGGCCAGTTCCACGGTTTTAAAGGCCAGGGCAGTAATATAATCTGCTGATCCCGGTCCGGTTCCCACTAAATAAATTTTGGACATGTAATTACTCCCTTAATTATATCAATCACCATTTTCTAACTTATTTTATATGACCTATCCCTATTAAATAAGATTTAATAATTCAAAAATTATAGTTAGTCTAAGTGATATCATGCTACAGATTGCAGTTACTGGAAAGCCCAATGTGGGCAAATCATCATTCTTCAATGCTGCCACTCTCTCTGAAGCGGAGGTGGCTGCTTATCCCTTCACCACTATTGACGCCCATAAGGCCGTGGCCCACGTGACGGCCGCCTGCCCCTGTAAGGAGTTAAAAATGGAATGCACCCCCCACAACTCCAAATGTGTGGACGGAGTACGCCTGATACCGGTGGAACTGGTTGATGTGGCAGGATTAGTGCCAGGAGCACATGAAGGCCGGGGATTGGGAAACAAGTTCCTGGATGATCTGCGCCAGGCCCGGGCCTTTTTACACATCATAGATGCCTCGGGCTCCACCGATGAGGAAGGCCGTCCCTGTGAAGCCGGAAGTCACGATCCCCTGGAGGATGTGGATTTTCTACAGTATGAGATCACTATGTGGCTTTACGGTATTCTGAAGAAGAACTGGGACCGGCTTCTAAGAAAATCCCTGTCAGAAAGACTGGATTTTGCCAAGGTAATGGCTGAACAGCTCAGCGGTACGGGTATACTCCTGGAAGACGTGCTGGAGGCTAAACGAAATATTGATAAAGATTACCACCATTGGAACAAGGAGGACATCATCCAATTTCTGGATGCACTTCTCCGCATCGCTAAACCCATGCTGATTGTGGCCAATAAGGCGGATATACACCCTGCCGAGGAGAATATACGTCGCCTGGAGGAGAAGTATGGTGAAGTGGTTCCTGCCTCAGCGGCGGCGGAGCTGGCCCTGACCCGGGCGGCAGAAGCAGGGATAATAAGTTACCGGTCCGGGGATTCTGACTTTGAGATCCTGAAAAAGGGTGAACTGACCCCTGAACAGGAAAATGGGCTCCTTTACATCCGGGAACATGTTCTGAAAAGGTATGGATCAACCGGAGTCCAAGAAGCACTTAACCGGACCATTTATGGCCTTCTGGGCATGATGGTAGCTTACCCGGTGGAAGATGAACATAAAATGAGCGACCAAAAAGGAAACATCCTACCCGATGCACTTTTAATACCCAAAGGCTCTAAACCACGGGATATGGCATTTTTAATCCATACTGATATTGGTGAGGGT encodes:
- the leuS gene encoding leucine--tRNA ligase, with the protein product METKWQRKWQEAKLFHSNPDDREKLFLTVAYPYPSGAMHVGHGRTYTVPDVYARFKRMQGYNVLFPMAWHVTGAPVIGIAKRIERQDPWTLNIYKNVHKVPDEELNRFTDPHYIVEYFSSEYRDVMTRLGYSIDWRREFKTLDPHYQKFISWQFRKLKEKGLVRIGAHPVKYCPECQNPVGDHDLLEGEGVGINELTLVKFHFGDSYLVAATFRPETLFGATNIWLNPEEEYIKVKYQDEEWIISKKSFDNLVNQKEVEIVAEVDAGRMIGQYVQNPLTKEELIILPAYFVDPEYATGVVYSVPAHAPADYIALVDLKKDHETLNKHQIREKVEKIKPIGLIRLAGFGEHPAVEMVAKMGVENQKDPKLQEATNEMYKLEHAKGIMDEHINDYAGMKVPEARDAVIALLLDSGKGDKMHEFAERPVICRCGGKCVVKILEDQWFLKYSDPEWKKSTLDCLHHMNAVPEEIRQNFDYFINWLHDWACSRRIGLGTRLPWDQQWLIEPLSDSTIYMAYYAIATHLKQMDPEKLDDAFFDGVFLDAEYFPSNPEFADCKDEFNYWYPLDWRLSAKDLVGNHLSFHLFHHSAIFPRDKWPQGVVVFGMGLLEGHKMSSSKGNIVLLEDAIQTHGADVVRLFLMSSAEPWQDFDWREKEVIGTKKRLDWFLEFADRVDQLHGSQIQLKDHVKPPMVSRAINSWMISQVNQRIKDATQALEGFQTRKALQESLFLFKKDIDHYLYRVNSLLSDPAAKEEIAEVLAYVLGIWIRLLSPFTPHASEELWERHGGDGFASEAPWPEYDSDLIDEKVQKGEEIVQGLADDIREIKKITKSQPQKIHMYLASDWKWKVFEIAKRVGKPDIGSIMRQAIQENVHDDKKELSGFAQKIAREMTRIHYVGWIDEYQLITDSLDYLSQESAAEIMVHQDADYDPQNKARNALPYKPAIYLE
- a CDS encoding TRC40/GET3/ArsA family transport-energizing ATPase, with the translated sequence MAFKDLFRFNKGKTTFVFIGGKGGVGKTTVSAATALWLADEGKKTLVISTDPAHSLSDSFEKNIGHDPTPIAENLFAAEIDPEVAMKDYQAKMKEQQALNPGMDMGMLEDQMDMASMAPGIDETAAFDKFLQYMTTDEYDIVIFDTAPTGHTLRLLSFPEMMDSWVGKMIKIRRQVGSMAKAFKNIMPFMGDEEEEDRALEDMEESKKQIRAARGVLSDPNRTSFKMVVIPEEMSIYESERAMEALKKNNMFADGVIVNQIQPEEADCEFCRARRKIQEKRLETIKQKFGEQVIAQIPLFEEEVKGIDRLRGVAQILYQDEEPVPSQ
- a CDS encoding NAD+ synthase, which produces MANDKLIIPEIDADKTLRNISNFIEYSLIESNAQGLVMGLSGGLDSSTAAMISASVVNPEKILALVMPSSSTPRGDVEDAVELAQELGIKYKVLDLDPLLVPVENICKGGLNEEHIHLAQANLKARMRMMILYYHANALNRLVVGTGNRTELLVGYFTKYGDGGADILPLGNLYKTDVRHLAIDLGIPASILEKKPTAGLWPGQTDEEDLGISYGLLDKILYLMVDEKLDEDEVAGKLGISTREVIKVRIMMQQAQHKLQTPPIAEIER
- a CDS encoding redox-regulated ATPase YchF, yielding MLQIAVTGKPNVGKSSFFNAATLSEAEVAAYPFTTIDAHKAVAHVTAACPCKELKMECTPHNSKCVDGVRLIPVELVDVAGLVPGAHEGRGLGNKFLDDLRQARAFLHIIDASGSTDEEGRPCEAGSHDPLEDVDFLQYEITMWLYGILKKNWDRLLRKSLSERLDFAKVMAEQLSGTGILLEDVLEAKRNIDKDYHHWNKEDIIQFLDALLRIAKPMLIVANKADIHPAEENIRRLEEKYGEVVPASAAAELALTRAAEAGIISYRSGDSDFEILKKGELTPEQENGLLYIREHVLKRYGSTGVQEALNRTIYGLLGMMVAYPVEDEHKMSDQKGNILPDALLIPKGSKPRDMAFLIHTDIGEGFMHAVDARSCRRVASDYEIKHGDIISIICR
- the cutA gene encoding divalent-cation tolerance protein CutA, which translates into the protein MYAMIYITTSGEEESKQIAKTLLEERTVACANIIPSMKSFYWWEGEIEEDTESILILKTRSDKLDTLIKRVKDLHSYELPCILEISIQNGSEDYLKWLEDSLQG
- the cbiE gene encoding precorrin-6y C5,15-methyltransferase (decarboxylating) subunit CbiE; protein product: MSKIYLVGTGPGSADYITALAFKTVELADVLVGSRRALQLFPDYQGPILELRARNMDEMMAKTVELAREGNTVVVLSTGDPGFSGVLKPIKRLAAEVEVEVVPGISSLQLCAARLLIPWDEANLLTLHGKGNSEPLLEVIDNGRTTIVLPDFRAHELAQFLMDKGVYPERQVAVGERLSYPDEKIFQGTLEQAARTEFSYLCVMVIY